The window GCGAGCCGGGTCCGCTCGGCCACCGGGCGCAGGCCGCACACGCGTACCTCGCCGGCGGAAGGCGTCAGCACGCCCGTGAACATCTTGAGCGTCGTCGACTTGCCGGCGCCGTTGGGCCCGATGTAGCCGAGCATCTCGCCCCGGGCCACCCGCAGGTCGATCCCGTCCACGGCGGTGACCCGCCGCTTCTCCCGCCGCAGCCGGCCGGTGCGCACCCGGACGGTGAACTCCTTGCGCAGCCCGTCGGCCACGATCACGTCGTCGCTCACGACCCCGTACTCCGGTAGTGGCGGACCCCGGTGCGCCAGGCCGCCGCCGCCCCGGCGGCCGCGACCAGCGCGACGGCCGGCGCGGTGAAGCCCACCCACGCCGGCAGGCCGAGCGGGTCGGCGCGGCCGAGCAGCGCCAGCGCCGGGTGGTAGCTGACGAAGGCGAAGCCCAGGCCGTACGCGAACACCGCGCGGAACCAGCCCTCGAAGACGGTGACCGGGTACGAGGCGAAGTCCCGCCCGCCGTAGGTGACCGAGTTGGCCAGCTCACCCGAGTCGACCCACCAGAACGAGACGGTGGCGGTGGCCACGAAGACCGACCCGAAGAAGACCACCCCGGCCAGCGGGGCGAGGACCACCAGCAGCGCCCGCGCCGGGGTCCACTCGACGCCGGCGGAGCCGACCGCGACGACCAGCACGGCGATCCCGAAGACCGCCCGGGACACCTTGCGCAGCGGCAGGTCCATCAGCAGCAGCTGGGGCAGGGCGCCGAGCGGGCGGACCAGCACGGCGTCGAAGAGCCCGGTGCGCACGTACCGGGGCAGCCGCTCGATGTTGCCCACCAGCAGGTCGGCGACGGCGAACGCGCACGTCGAGAGGCCGACGACCACCAGCGTCTCGCGCAGCGTGAAGCCGCCCAGCTCCCGGGTGACCCCGAAGATCACCAGCACGGTCAGCACGTCGAAGACGGTGGACCCGACGTTGCCGACCACGTCGATGACGAACGAGGTCCGGTACGCCGTCTGCGCGCGTGCCTGCGCGCCGAGCAGCGCCCGGTACGCGGCCAGCGCCCCGCCCGACGCCTCAGCCACCCTGCACCACCAGGCGGCGTTCCGCGCGCCGCTGCACCAGCCGGCAGGCGGCCAGGATCAGCACCGCCCAGGCGAGCTGGAGGCCGACCAGCCCGACCTGCGTGCCGGTCGGATCCCGCTCGACCAGCACGTCGAGTGGGGTCTGGAGCAGGCTCGGGAAGGGGGTGCCCAGCCACAGCACGAGCTGGAGCCACTCCGGCAGGAAGCGCAGCGGGAAGTAGAGCCCGGCGAGCACGCCCGACGCGAGGGTCCAGAGGATCACCGGCCCCCGGACGTCCTGCAACCAGTACGCGGTCGCGTTGACCAGGAACCGGCAGCCGAAGCAGAGGACCACGGCGACAACGGCGGAGAACGCGAAGATCGGCAGGGTGGCCCAGCGGCGGGGCACGTGGACCTCGAAGAAGAGCGGCCCGACCAGCACCGGCGGCAGGAACCGGACCAGGGCGGCGTGGCCGGCGCGACCCAGGTCGGCGGCGAGATGGCTGGTCACGGGGTGCACCGGCCGCAGCAGGTCGCTGGCGACGTCGCCGGTGCGGATCCGGTCGGCCAGCTCGGTCCAGCCCCAGAGGAGGACGACCGCCAGCAGGCCCTGGCCCACCCAGACGAAGGTGGCGAGCTGCCCCCGGTCGTACCCGGCCACCGTGCCGGCCGCGCCGACCGCCGCGAGCAGGACGTAGCACCGCAGGAAGCCGAAGACCGTGTTGGTCACGACGCCCGCCACCGATGCCTGCCGGTACGTGGCGTAACGTCGGAAGCCTGATCCGGTTATAGCCTTAAATGTCCGGAACCATAGGATAACGTTTGGGGTGGTGGGCGGTGCCACAGTGGCGGTGAGCGAGCCCACGCCGCTACCCTCCTTCCGCAGCCACGCCGTACCGGAGGGGCGACTCTACCGGCACGTGGAGCGCCCAGCGCGACAATTTCCAACGAGGTGACATCGCCGTGAGCGAGCGGACGCGGGCCGGCCACCGGGGCGCCGCCGTGAGCGGACGGACGCCAGCCGGGCACCCGGGCGCGCCCGCTCCCCGGCGGCTGGCACCGGGCGTTCCGCCTACCCTCCGTGGCGACGGGGCAACCGGATGAGCCGCTACTACGACCACTGGCACGACTCCGCCGAACCGGCCTGGATGATCGAGCCCACCACCGAGTGGCATCCGCAGTTCCCCGGCCAGCGCTACGCGGGCGACATCGGCGTCGAACACGCGCCGGCCGCGCCTCGGGGCCGCTCCGCCGTGGGCCGGGCCGAGGTGCCCCCGCTCGCACCCACCCGGCCGGACGGGACCTACATCGGCCGGTCGTGGGACGACCTGCCCGACGGGCGGCCCGGTCGGCAGGACGCGTGGCACGGCCAACCGGACGGCCCCGACGCGCGTCGGTACGGCGACGAGTCGTACCGACGCCCGCCCGCCGAGCCGCGCCGGCCGGACGACCGGCAGTGGCCGCCCCGACAGGAGCCGCCGCACCGCAACGACCGGGGTCAGTTCGACGCCCCCGGCCGGCCCGTCGACTCCCCCCGGCAGCGCGACCACGCCGGTCCCGACCGCTACGACAGCCGCACCCCCCGGTACGAGCCGGCCGGGCGGGACCGTCCCGTCTCCCCCGCCGGCCGGCCCGAGCCGGGCTGGCTCCCGGAGCCCGACGAGGACGCGCCGCCCCGCCGCCCCACGGCGTACGAGCGCCCGGACGCCGGCTACGACCGCCGGCCGGACCCCGGCCACGACCACCGCCCCGGGCGCGTTCACGACCGTCCCGCCGCGTCCGGCCACGACCGCCGAGCGGAGACCGTCCACGACCGCCAGGCGGACGCTGACGAGCGCCGCTACCAGTGGGCGGCCCCGGCCCCGGAGCCCCGCCCCTCCGACGGCCAGCGGGAGCGTCCGGTCGACGGCCAGCGGGAGCGTCCTTCCGACGGCCAGCATGACCGTCTTTCCGACGGCCAGCGTGAGCGTCCTTTCGATGGGCAGCGGGAGCGTCCTTCCGATGGGCAGCGGGAGCGTCCTTTCGATGGGCAATGGGGGCGTTCGGCTGCCCCGCAGCCGGAGCGCTCGGCCGACTCGCAGTGGGACCGCGGCCCCGGCGGGCGGGGCCGCGAGGCCGGCGTACCCGCCGACGGGTGGCCACGCCCCGACCGGGCTCCCGCCGGCCAGCAGGCGCCTCCGGACAGCCAGCGGCGGCAGCAGGAGCCGGACGAGCGATGGCGGGCGCACGAGGCGGCGCGCGCCGAGACGTACCCGGAGCGGGGGCCGCGCGGGGTCGCCCGGCCCGACGCCCCTCGGGAGGCCGAGGCGTACCGGGGACACCCGCGGCAGGACGGCGGCCTGCCCTGGCCACCGCCCGGCCCCCTGCGGCCCGGCTCCGACCGGGACGCGGCGCGGCGCGCCGAACCCCGCCCCGAGCACCGGCGACCGGCCGACCGCCCCCAGGACGCCGCGACCCCGCCGCTCCCGCCCGGGTACGACCAACGGCCGCAATCCCCCACCTACGGTGCCCCGACGACGTCCGGGGCGCCGGCTCCCGGACCGGCGGGCTTCCGGGCCCCGGCCGGGGACGTTCCGCCGCCGGGCCGCCCCGTCTCCCCCGCGCCGGCCCGCGACCTGCCACGCTCCGACCGGCCCGACCCGACCGCGCCGGTCCACGGTCGGCCGGTGTCGCCCGCCGGCCCTCTGTCCGGGCCTGTCTCGCCTGCCGGCCCGGTCTCACCCGCCGGGCCCCTCTCCGGCCGGACGTCGCCAGCGGGTCCCGCCCCGGCCCCGGTCTCGCCGGCGGGTCCCGCCTCGGCCCCGGTCTCGCCGGCAGGCCCGAGCGTCAACCGCCCGGTCTCGCCGGCGGGCCCGGACGTCCGCCACCCGGTATCGCCAGCGGGCCCGGAGTTCCACCACCCGGTATCGCCGGCAGGCCCGGACGTCCGCCACCCGGTGTCGCCGGCAGGCCCGACCGTCGGCCGCCCGGTGTCGCCGGCAGGCCCGGTGGACCAGGTGGTCGGGCGGCCGGCGCCGCCAGCGGGTCCGGCCACCGGCCACACGCCCCGCCCTGCCCCGGAGGACGACGCCACGCCGATCTCGGCGCCTCCCGCCGCCCGACTGCGCCTGGAGTTCCTGCCGGCACCGGAGGCGACCGCCAGCAGGGTGTCCGGTCCGGCCCCGGAGACGACCGCCGACGCGACCCGGCAGGCGACAGCCAGCGCGGTGCCCGGTCCGACCCCGGAGACGACCGCCGACGCGGCCGGTCCGGCCCGCCAGTCGACCGCCAGCACGGTCCCCGGTCCGGCCCCGGCACACCCAGGACCGGCCCGGCCGGACGCACCGACGCCGCACCCGGGCACCGGGCACGGCGAAGCCCGGTCCGTGGCCCAGCCCCCGGCCCCCACGCCGTCGGGGCAGCCGTCCGCCACCCGTCCGAGCGCACCGCACCGCTCGCCGGAAGCCCCGGCAGCCGCAGGCACGGCCAGGCAGGACGTCCCGGCACCGCAGGCGCCCATCGCGCCCGACAGGCCCAGGCGGTACGTCCCGCCACCGCCGAGCGACCCGCCCACACCGGCCGCCCCGCCGCCTCCCCAGGCGCCCACCTCGAGCGGACCGGACGCCTGGTTCCGACCGTCCCGGCCCGCGGCACCTGCCCCGGTCACGCCCGACGGGTCTCGGCCCGCCGGCCAGGCTGTCTCTCCCCCGACCACCACGCCTCCCCCGACCACCACGCCGCCCCTGGGCGGCACGGCGACTCCGAGCGGCACGGCGACTCCGAGCGGCACGCCGGCGCAGAGCGGCGCGGCGGCGCAGAGCGGCGTGTCGACTCCGAGCAGCACGGCCGCATCGAGTGGCGCGGCGGCACCCAGCCAGGCGCCGGACCCGAGTGGTACGACGGCTGCAAACGGCACGGCGGCTGCAAGCGGCGTGTCGACTCCCCACAGCACGCCGGGCGTAGACGCCGTGCCGAACCGTGGCCTCGACGGGTCGGTACCGAATCCGCCCGACGGCGGTGCCGCCTCGCCCGAACCTGCCACCTCGTCGTCGGCGAGATCCACGTCACCGTCTCACGACCACCCCGAACCGCCGACCGAGGTCGCCCCGGCGGAATCGGCCCCGGTCCTGCCGGCCATTCCAACGGTGTCCGGCCCACGGGTCGTACCGGCCACAGCGCCGGCACCGCCCGCGTCCTCCCTTTCCGAGCAGGCGTCTGGTCCGCCCGCTGGGCTGGCACCGCCCGCGCCCACCCTTGCCGAGCCGGTACACGTTTCGCCCGCTGTGCCGGCGCCTTCCGAACCCGACCCGGTGTCCGCTCCGCCCGCCGCCCCGGCCCCAACGCCTGCCCCGACATCCCCTGCGCCTGCCGTCCCGACGCCGTCGCCCGTCCAGCAACCGACGCTGGCGGACCTGCCGCCGGTCGCCGTCCCGCCGGAGCAGCCAGTCGCCGCAGCGCCCGTGCCGCCCGTGCCCGCACCGCCCATCCCCGCACCGTCCGCACCGCCCATCCCCGCACCGCCCGTGCCTGCACCGTCCACGTCGCCCGTCACCGCACCGTCCACGCCGCTGGCGCAGAGCAACTCCGCAGCGCCCGTCTCCGCGCCTCCCGGGCAGGCCAACTCCGCGTCGCCCACGCCACGCCCGGTCTTCGCAACTCCTACCCGGCCCGTGTCGGCACCACCGTCCGGCCCGCAGGTTGCGGCGCCGGTCGTACGGCCGATGCCGGAAGCACCGACGGCGGCAGCAGCCCAGGCACAGCCGGCCGGGCCCGATGCCGTCACGGCGAATGGCACCGCCCCGAAGACAGCGGCACAGTACGAAGCAGCGCCGCCGCCCTACCCGAGCGCGGCGGGCACGGACACATCGGCCCCGCGCATGGACGGGCACGCCACCACTCCCACGCTCGAATCGGTCGAGCGGGTGCCGAACGACCCGGCTGCGCCCACCGGTGGAACACCATGGTTGTCACCGAAGGCTTTTGACACCCGTGGTGTTCCACCCACCGCGGCCGATCCGCGTCCCGTGTCCGCTCCGCCCGTCGGCGCTGCGACATCGGTGTCCACACTGCCGGTCTCCCCCGTCGCCGGCCCTCCGGCCGAGCCGGCGGAGGTGTCCCGGGCCGGTTCTGTCGTCGGGGCGACGGCCGAGACGAACGAGTCGGTCCCGGCCGCACCGGCCCCGCGCCCTGTCTCCGCGCCACCGGCCCAGCAGGTCTCCGCGCCACCGGCCCAGCAGGTCTCCGCGCCGCCGGCCCAGCCCATCGACGCGCCAGCGGCCCAGCAGGTCTTCCCGTCGCCAGCCCGGCTCATCGACTCGCCAGCGGCCGAGCAGGTCTCCGCGCCACCGGCCCCGCGTCCTGTCTCCGCTCCGCCGGCCCAGCCCATCGCCGCGCCGCCGGTACCGCCTGTTTCCGGGCCGCCCGTCGCGTCGGATGCGTACGTGCCTGCGCGGGACGCGTCCGCCACTGCCGCGCCACAGGCCGACGCGGTGTCGGCCCCGCCGGGCGAGCCTGTCTCCGCTCCGCCCGCCGCGTCGGCGCCGCCCCCGCCCATCGTCCCTGGCGCGTTGTCGCAGGCACCGCAACCTGTCTCCGCACCCGCCGCAGACCTCGTGCCGGCCCGGCCCGTTTCCGCGCCGCCGACGGCCTCGGCACCGCCCACGGACGCCTCGCCGGTACCGCCCCCCTCCGAGCCGTCGGCGCAGCCGGTGTCCGCGCCGCCTGCCGCCGCTTCGCCCGCCGCCGCGCCCCCCATCGCCACCCCGCCCGCCGCCACCCCGCCCGCCGCCACGCCGCTCGGCGGGCAGGTGCCATCGACGAGCGCGGAACGGACCTCCGCGTCCCGCACCGCCGAGCCAGCCATCGCCGCAACGAACACCACCGAACCCCACGCCGTCGGAGCCAGCACCGCCGAACCACGGACCACCCAACCGGGCACCACCAAACCACGGACCACCCAACCGAGCGCCACCGAGCCGCAGACCACCGCACCAAACACGGCCGGACCACGGGCCGACGGACCACGGGACGCCGGAGTGGGCAGCAGCGGACCGCGGGCCGCCGGGATGCCCGTCGGGTCGCGGGACGCCGGGCACCAGAGCGCGGCGCAGGGCGATCCGGAGCAGGTGCTGGCGAGCTACCGGTGGCGGCTCGATCCGGCCACCCTGCGGGAGGTCGTGGAGGAGCCGGACGAGTTCCGGACGATCCGGCGGCGGCTGACCGAGAAGCTGGGCGCGGCCGTGGACAACAAGTCGCGCGCCCGGCTGCTCAGTCTGCGGGCGGTGGTGTCCCGGATTCTCGGCGAACTGGACGATGCCCTGGCGGACGGTCGGCTCGCGCTCACCTACGCCGAGGCCACCGGGGAGTTGCGGCGTACGGCGGTGGCTCAGGCTCGGCTGGCGCACGTGTTGCGCTGGCGCGGCGAGTTCGTCGAGGCCGACCGGCTCTTCGCCGAGGCGAACTCCACGGAGTTGCCACAGCGGCTGCGCGCGGTGCTGCACGAGCACGCCGGGCGGTCCTGCTACGACCAGGGTCGGCTGATGGAGGCCTGTCACCACTTCGAGCGGGCCCTGGACCTGCGTGGCACCGAGGACCCCGAGTTGCAGGCCCGGATCCGGCTGAGCCTGGACGCGGTGGCGGAGCGGGTCGCGGAGACGGGCTTCGGGCCGTACCCGCGCAGCCGCGAGGAGGTGCTGGAGCGTGACCGGCCCCCGATGCCGGCCCGCGACGGCGACCTGTGGGGTTTCTCCGACCCGGACGGCGACCTGGTCATCGCGGCCGGGTACGCGGAGGCGCAGCCGTTCCGCGACGGGCTGGCCTGGGTGCGGCGCCCCGAGACCGAGCGGTGGTCGCTCATCGACCGTACCGGCGCCACGGTGCTCGAACCGTCGTACCCGGTGGTCCGCTCGTTCTCCGACGGGCTGGCCTGGGTGTCCGACGGCGGCGACGCCGGCTGGGTGGCGATCGACGCCACCGGCGAGGTGGTCGTGCCGCACGGCTTCGCGGACGTACGCCCGTTCCAACGCGGCGTGGCCGTGGTCCGCCGCGACGGCTGGGGCGCGGTCGACCGCAACGGCCGGATCGTGGTGCCCACCCGGCACCACGGGTTCGCCACCGTCCTGGCCGACGGCCGGTACGTCGACGGCTTCACCGAGGAGGGGCTGGCCGTGGTGGAGGTGGCCGGCCGGCGCGGCGTGGTGAACCGGGCCGGGAAGGTGCTGGTGGCGCCCAGCTATCCGGCGCTGGTCGTCCACCCGGTCGCGTTCCTGGTCGGCGACGGCACGGGCCGCTGGGGCGCGCTCGACCGGCGGGGCGAGCTGCTCATCGAGCCGGTGCACCGCGACCGCGACGAGGTCGTCGCCGAGATCGAGCGGCTGCTCGTCGACACCAGCCCCGTGCTCTGAGCGACAGGGTGGCCCGCCACGAGGGGTGGGCATGATCGGAACGGGCTAGGGTCGACTCATGGAATTCCGTCACCTGGGCCGTTCCGGCCTGATGGTCAGCGAGATCTCGTACGGCAACTGGATCACCCACGGCTCGCAGGTCGAGGAGGACGCGGCGTTCGCCTGCGTCCGGGCCGCCCTGGACGCCGGCATCACCACCTTCGACACGGCCGACGTGTACGCGGGCACCCGCGCCGAGGACGTGCTGGGCCGCGCGCTGGAGGGCGAGCGGCGCGAAGGGCTGGAGATCTTCACCAAGGTGTACTGGCCCACCGGGCCGGGCCGCAACGACCGGGGCCTGTCCCGCAAGCACATCATGGAGTCGATCAACGGCTCGCTGCGCCGGCTGCGCACCGACTACGTGGACCTCTACCAGGCCCACCGGTACGACCACAGCACGCCGCTGGAGGAGACGATGGAGGCGTTCGCCGACGTCGTGCACTCCGGCAAGGCGCTCTACATCGGCGTCTCCGAGTGGAAGGCGTCGGAGATCCGCGCGGCCCACCAGCTCGCCCGTGAGCTGCACATCCCGCTGGTCTCCAACCAGCCGCAGTACTCGATGCTCTGGCGGGTCATCGAGTCCGAGGTCGTCCCCACCAGCGAGGAGCTGGGCATCGGGCAGATCGTCTGGTCGCCGATCGCGCAGGGCGTGCTCTCGGGCAAGTACCTGCCGGGCCAGCCGCCGCCGGCCGGCTCCCGGGCCACCGACGAGAAGTCGGGCGCGGGCTTCATCTCCCGGTTCATGACCGACGAAGTCCTGACCCGGGTGCAGCGGCTCAAGCCGCTGGCCGAGCAGGCCGGACTGAGCATGGCGCAGCTCGCCGTCGCCTGGGTGTTGCAGAACCCGAACGTCTCCTCGGCGATCGTCGGCGCCTCCCGCCCGGAGCAGGTGCACGACAACGTCAAGGCGGCCGGTGTGAAGCTCGACGCCGAGCTGCTCAAGGCGATCGACGAGATCGTCGACCCGATCGTCGAGCGCGACCCGGCCCGCACGGAGTCTCCCGCCGAGCGCCCGTGACGCGTCCCGGCCCGGGCCGGCCCGCACCACGGGCCGCCCGGGCCGGACCGTGCCGGCGGGGGCGCGGGTCAGCCCTGCCAGAAGCGGATCAGGTCCAGGCCGAGGGCGTAGAGCCACGGGGGCAGGCCGAGGAAGTCGCCGACGGCGAAGACCGCGTCGAAGAACCAGCCGCCGATCCGCGGGTTCCACAGCAGCGCGAACAGCAGGATGAAGCCGAACGGGGCGAACAGGTCGTACATCCTGCGCCACTGCGGGTTCAGCCACGGCTGGATCATGTTGCCGCCGTCCAGGCCGGGCACCGGGAGCAGGTTGAGCACGCTCGCGGTGAGCTGGAGGAACGCCAGCAGCGCCACGGCCGCCCAGAACTCGACCGGCCCGCCGCCGGCCGCCCCGAGGCGTACGGCGAGCACCAGCAACAGCGTGAACAGCACGTTGGTGGCCGGGCCCGCCAGGCTGACCAGGGTGTGCCGCAGCCGTCCCGGGATGGCGTGCCGGTCCACCCACACCGCCCCGCCGGGCAGGCCGATGCCGCCGAGCAGCACGACCACCACGGGCAGCCCGATCGACAGCAGCGGGTGGCTGTACTTCAGCGGGTTGAGCGTCAGGTAGCCCCGGTGGGCGACGCTGCGGTCGCCGGCCCGGTAGGCGACGACGGCGTGGGCGTACTCGTGCAGGCAGAGCGAGACCAGCCAGCCGGACACGACGAAGAGGAACACGTCGAGCCGGACGTTGCCGAACCCGTTCCAGGTGAGCACCCCGCTGGTCACGAAGAGCGCGACCAGGGCGAGGAAGACGGGACTGGGCCGGAACGCCGCCCGGGGCACGCCGAGCACCAACGGCTCGCCCCCCGGGCGGTCGCCGGCCATCACTCCGCCGGAGGCAGCAGGCTCATGCGGTAGTCCACCCGGTCGTCCTCCACGAGCGTGACCGAGGTGACGCCGGACGCCGCGAGCTCCCGCCAGGCCTGACCGATCCAGGACTCGGCGTCCGCCTGGCTGCTGAACGACTCCGCCGGCCCCTCGACCGACTCACCGTTCGCGCCCTCGTACCGCCAGCTCCACGCCATGCCGCGTCTCCCCTCGCCGCTGATGTCCCGTGGGACGAACCCCCGCCAGCGTAGTCGGCCGGGCGCGGGGCGGCCCGACATCCGTACGCCGGGCGGGCGGCGCAGGGTTCCCCGGCCCCTGTCCGGGTATGGGCCTCCTGACGCGCGACGGGGCGGTCGCCGACCGCCGACGGGCCTGGAGGAGGCGACGATGGACGAACCGCTGCACGACAAGGACACCGAGGCGCTGCGGGCGATGGCGGTGCGCGGCGGCATCGTGGGGGCCGCGCACATGGAGCGGGAGGACCTACTGGACGCCCTCGTCGCCCGCCCCGGGGAGGGCGCCTGGCAGGAGGACCCGAAGCCGGCGGCGGTCAACCCCAACGACTTCCAGTACCAGACACCCCGGTAGTCCGTCGCCGCCCCGCCGGGCGGCCAGCCCCGCTCCGCCGCCCCGCCGGGCGGCCAGCCCCGCTCCGCCGGGCCGGTACGGTGTCGCGGTGCTTACTCGGGGAGTGGTGCTCAGCGACCGGTACCGGCTGGACGACCGGGTGGCGATCGGCGGCATGGGCGCGGTCTGGCGCTGCACCGACCTCATGCTGGAACGTACGGTGGCGGTGAAGGCGCTGCTGCCGGCGTTGAGCGCGGATCCCGAGTTCACGGCCCGGTTCCGGGCGGAGGCGCGGATGCTGGCGGCGCTGCGCCACCCGGGCGTGGTCGCCGTGCACGACGTCGGCCGGTCCGTCCTCGACGACGGCAGCCAGGTCGACTACCTGGTGATGGAGTACGTCGACGGCCAGCCGCTGAGTTCCTGGCTGCGGCGCGGGGGGCAGCTCGACCCGGCGTCGACCATGTCGGTGGTGGCGCAGGCCGCCGAGGCGCTGCAC is drawn from Micromonospora sp. NBC_01740 and contains these coding sequences:
- a CDS encoding ABC transporter permease, whose protein sequence is MAEASGGALAAYRALLGAQARAQTAYRTSFVIDVVGNVGSTVFDVLTVLVIFGVTRELGGFTLRETLVVVGLSTCAFAVADLLVGNIERLPRYVRTGLFDAVLVRPLGALPQLLLMDLPLRKVSRAVFGIAVLVVAVGSAGVEWTPARALLVVLAPLAGVVFFGSVFVATATVSFWWVDSGELANSVTYGGRDFASYPVTVFEGWFRAVFAYGLGFAFVSYHPALALLGRADPLGLPAWVGFTAPAVALVAAAGAAAAWRTGVRHYRSTGS
- a CDS encoding aldo/keto reductase family protein: MEFRHLGRSGLMVSEISYGNWITHGSQVEEDAAFACVRAALDAGITTFDTADVYAGTRAEDVLGRALEGERREGLEIFTKVYWPTGPGRNDRGLSRKHIMESINGSLRRLRTDYVDLYQAHRYDHSTPLEETMEAFADVVHSGKALYIGVSEWKASEIRAAHQLARELHIPLVSNQPQYSMLWRVIESEVVPTSEELGIGQIVWSPIAQGVLSGKYLPGQPPPAGSRATDEKSGAGFISRFMTDEVLTRVQRLKPLAEQAGLSMAQLAVAWVLQNPNVSSAIVGASRPEQVHDNVKAAGVKLDAELLKAIDEIVDPIVERDPARTESPAERP
- a CDS encoding ABC transporter permease, with the protein product MGSLTATVAPPTTPNVILWFRTFKAITGSGFRRYATYRQASVAGVVTNTVFGFLRCYVLLAAVGAAGTVAGYDRGQLATFVWVGQGLLAVVLLWGWTELADRIRTGDVASDLLRPVHPVTSHLAADLGRAGHAALVRFLPPVLVGPLFFEVHVPRRWATLPIFAFSAVVAVVLCFGCRFLVNATAYWLQDVRGPVILWTLASGVLAGLYFPLRFLPEWLQLVLWLGTPFPSLLQTPLDVLVERDPTGTQVGLVGLQLAWAVLILAACRLVQRRAERRLVVQGG
- a CDS encoding site-2 protease family protein, yielding MAGDRPGGEPLVLGVPRAAFRPSPVFLALVALFVTSGVLTWNGFGNVRLDVFLFVVSGWLVSLCLHEYAHAVVAYRAGDRSVAHRGYLTLNPLKYSHPLLSIGLPVVVVLLGGIGLPGGAVWVDRHAIPGRLRHTLVSLAGPATNVLFTLLLVLAVRLGAAGGGPVEFWAAVALLAFLQLTASVLNLLPVPGLDGGNMIQPWLNPQWRRMYDLFAPFGFILLFALLWNPRIGGWFFDAVFAVGDFLGLPPWLYALGLDLIRFWQG